One part of the Thiothrix nivea DSM 5205 genome encodes these proteins:
- a CDS encoding mechanosensitive ion channel family protein — protein sequence MGGAVFSWVRCILLLVLWAMPAHGEEEAFSTTALDAVAKQLDEAEAGLQRAGEDLGRLDTLTTTALGWEQRAQDCVSQLEQKQQQIQQAVTSLGEARPDEDSEVKRKRQELATQTQQTDKTLSQCRLLSLRAMTLLDEARQARQSILKQQLSAPGRSLLDNLYGVLLEPGRWKTETGALVNTLLTPLVDWHRLLVAFAYGVTGLVVGMFWSVYKRRQYRQQAPGIHHTSPTLAAVWRSLLRVMPYALFAGLAALSLYFSPAGAPPILQFMLALLLFSLSYGVLHSLLRATSKVEGIIPVVEQTTGRKLRLWARLLLFACMIGVVLHSPLLDSATPESAEPSSLVGLIRTVIGTLVGFALARLVWLMSRHFLFMQRTRLRLWVSLGMLVAVASLWLGYRNLAIFLFSGVFGTLFLLLGAWLLLKIPAEIFDGLDEGRAFWQQRLRQSLGLKQGQFVPGLIWLRLTNTLIVGGGLAILLLRLWGMPEQNFTLLLNKLTNGFDIAGFTLEPLRIIGGLLVLALLVSLTHVFKKHFSETWLRRTTLSRGAREAITTISGYSGILLAILLGLAVAGIQFENLAIIAGALSVGIGFGLQNIVNNFVSGLILLFERPIRRGDWIKVGEAEGYVRDISIRSTTIQTFDRSDIIVPNSEIISGQVTNMMLNDNYGRLIIPIGVAYGSDTEQVMGILREVAGSHPLVLKERQDMKILVLFRGFGDNALNFELRCFIREVEAKLTVTSDLNLAIDKAFRQNSIEVPFPQRTVHLVKDGASPATQHAETPAKPPSLG from the coding sequence ATGGGCGGGGCTGTTTTTTCCTGGGTAAGGTGCATCCTGTTGCTGGTGTTGTGGGCAATGCCTGCGCATGGGGAAGAGGAGGCATTTTCCACCACAGCGCTGGATGCCGTCGCCAAACAGCTGGATGAGGCGGAAGCTGGCCTGCAACGGGCTGGCGAAGACCTGGGGCGTCTGGATACCCTGACGACTACTGCCCTGGGATGGGAACAGCGCGCCCAGGATTGCGTCAGCCAGCTTGAACAAAAGCAGCAGCAAATCCAGCAAGCTGTGACCAGCCTGGGTGAGGCGCGCCCTGATGAAGACAGTGAAGTCAAACGCAAGCGTCAGGAACTGGCAACGCAAACCCAACAGACCGATAAAACCCTTTCACAATGCCGACTGCTTAGCCTGCGCGCCATGACCTTGCTGGATGAGGCCAGGCAGGCGCGGCAGTCTATCCTCAAGCAGCAGCTGTCAGCTCCTGGCCGTTCGCTGCTGGATAACCTGTACGGCGTGCTGTTGGAGCCAGGGCGCTGGAAAACAGAAACGGGGGCGTTGGTTAATACGCTGCTCACCCCGCTGGTTGATTGGCACCGCTTGCTGGTTGCGTTTGCCTATGGGGTGACGGGTTTGGTTGTGGGGATGTTCTGGAGTGTTTACAAGCGCCGCCAATATCGCCAGCAAGCGCCCGGCATCCACCATACCAGCCCAACCCTGGCAGCGGTCTGGCGTAGCCTGCTTAGGGTTATGCCTTATGCTTTGTTTGCTGGGTTGGCCGCTCTATCGCTGTATTTTTCGCCCGCTGGTGCGCCTCCCATTTTGCAATTCATGCTGGCTTTGTTGCTGTTTAGCCTTAGTTACGGCGTCCTGCATTCCTTGTTGCGCGCGACCAGCAAGGTTGAGGGCATTATTCCGGTGGTTGAGCAGACGACCGGCAGGAAGTTGCGTCTATGGGCGCGTCTTCTGCTGTTCGCTTGCATGATAGGCGTGGTGTTGCATTCACCGCTGCTGGATTCCGCCACGCCTGAATCTGCGGAACCCAGTAGTCTGGTTGGCTTGATCCGCACGGTGATTGGCACTTTGGTCGGTTTCGCCCTGGCTCGGCTGGTGTGGTTGATGTCGCGGCATTTCCTGTTCATGCAACGCACTCGGCTGCGTTTGTGGGTCAGTCTGGGGATGCTGGTGGCTGTTGCCAGCCTGTGGTTAGGCTACCGGAATTTGGCCATTTTCCTGTTCAGCGGCGTGTTCGGCACCTTGTTCCTGCTGTTGGGTGCGTGGCTGCTGTTGAAGATCCCCGCTGAAATTTTCGATGGGCTGGATGAAGGGCGCGCGTTTTGGCAACAACGTTTGCGCCAAAGCCTGGGGCTGAAGCAAGGGCAGTTTGTGCCGGGGCTGATCTGGTTGCGGTTGACCAATACCCTGATCGTGGGCGGTGGCCTGGCTATCCTGCTGTTGCGCTTGTGGGGAATGCCGGAGCAGAACTTTACCCTGCTATTGAATAAGCTGACCAATGGTTTTGATATAGCAGGGTTTACGCTGGAGCCGCTAAGGATTATCGGCGGTCTGTTGGTGTTGGCGTTGCTGGTCAGTCTGACGCATGTTTTCAAGAAGCATTTTTCTGAAACCTGGTTGCGCCGTACCACCCTCAGCCGGGGGGCACGTGAAGCCATCACCACCATTTCTGGTTACAGCGGCATCCTGCTGGCTATTCTGTTGGGGCTGGCGGTGGCGGGGATCCAGTTCGAGAATCTGGCCATCATCGCGGGGGCATTGTCGGTTGGGATTGGTTTCGGCTTGCAAAACATCGTCAACAACTTCGTTTCCGGTCTGATCCTGCTGTTTGAACGGCCAATCCGCCGGGGTGACTGGATCAAGGTGGGCGAGGCGGAAGGCTACGTGCGTGACATCAGCATCCGCTCCACTACCATCCAGACCTTTGACCGCTCCGACATTATCGTGCCGAATTCGGAAATCATTTCCGGGCAAGTCACCAACATGATGCTGAATGACAATTACGGCAGGCTCATCATTCCCATCGGTGTTGCTTACGGGTCAGATACGGAACAGGTGATGGGCATTCTGCGGGAAGTCGCCGGGAGCCACCCGCTGGTGCTGAAAGAACGTCAGGATATGAAGATTCTGGTCTTGTTCCGGGGCTTTGGGGACAATGCGCTGAATTTTGAGCTGCGCTGTTTTATCCGCGAAGTAGAAGCGAAACTGACCGTTACCAGCGACCTGAACCTGGCGATTGACAAGGCATTTCGCCAGAATAGTATCGAAGTGCCTTTCCCGCAGCGTACTGTGCATCTGGTCAAGGATGGAGCCTC
- a CDS encoding HAD family hydrolase codes for MDDAIKLIAFDLFGVIITDGHLVTNGLLPFLPATLTKADIKPWYNAYTRGQIPESAFWEGLGLTADTGVRERFLGVFELDGELEQVTRALAMRYRLGILSNLGAEWGERLEKRFRFADRFAPRIISGEVKCQKPEPHIYDILLRASGLEGRQVAFIDDKLENLQAASRFGITTIHYQRELDTCAFKPDYTIDSLGELLQIL; via the coding sequence ATGGATGACGCAATCAAACTCATTGCTTTTGACCTGTTCGGGGTCATCATTACCGATGGGCATCTAGTTACGAACGGCTTGTTGCCATTCTTGCCTGCCACACTGACCAAGGCAGACATCAAGCCTTGGTATAACGCCTATACGCGCGGGCAGATTCCGGAAAGTGCGTTTTGGGAAGGGCTTGGCCTGACCGCCGATACCGGGGTTCGGGAGCGCTTTCTCGGCGTGTTTGAGCTGGATGGCGAGCTGGAGCAGGTCACCCGGGCACTGGCGATGCGCTACCGGCTTGGCATCCTGTCCAACCTTGGTGCTGAATGGGGTGAAAGGCTGGAAAAGCGTTTCCGGTTTGCGGACAGGTTTGCACCGCGCATCATCAGCGGCGAGGTCAAATGCCAAAAACCGGAACCGCATATTTACGACATTTTGCTGCGGGCCAGTGGGCTTGAGGGTAGGCAGGTCGCCTTCATTGACGACAAGCTGGAAAACCTCCAGGCCGCCAGCCGTTTTGGCATTACGACCATCCATTACCAGCGCGAGCTGGATACCTGTGCCTTTAAGCCGGACTACACAATTGATAGCCTTGGTGAGCTTCTGCAAATTTTATAG
- a CDS encoding polysaccharide lyase, with translation MNNPEQPFEMAAKMQWNPHDQQWDKVLVVYNGNPSPPPNHPVWAYLGDLQAPQRAPVKEGENLYYKPFHLNAYCEGNTPLTSGKPVYISFDKDRLGQYVEKDYFRDWNCPGWGMGLDNVTIVNGREARNGQGQALRIQLPKGSSGCHDEACANWKPHIGAQLDSMYYSYWFKFPDNFDFVLGGKLPGIGNLDARAGGGKPTGRDGWSVRAMWVKDGKAGQYVYHMDQPGYFGDFFEWDAPPLEKGKWHQVKTFVRLNTPGKRDGIITTWLDGKEVLNKHGLRFRLGSDLKIERFLFSVFFGGTGPEWAPSRDMLLYLDDFTLSATRM, from the coding sequence ATGAACAATCCCGAGCAGCCTTTTGAAATGGCGGCCAAAATGCAGTGGAACCCGCATGACCAGCAGTGGGACAAGGTGCTGGTTGTTTACAACGGCAACCCCAGCCCACCGCCCAACCACCCGGTATGGGCATATCTGGGTGACCTGCAAGCTCCGCAGCGTGCCCCTGTCAAGGAAGGCGAAAACCTCTACTACAAGCCGTTTCACCTCAATGCTTACTGTGAGGGGAATACTCCGTTGACTTCCGGAAAACCGGTTTACATCAGCTTTGATAAGGACAGGTTGGGCCAATACGTCGAGAAGGACTATTTCCGCGACTGGAACTGCCCCGGTTGGGGCATGGGTCTGGATAACGTCACCATTGTCAATGGTCGGGAAGCCCGCAACGGGCAGGGGCAGGCGCTACGCATCCAGCTTCCCAAAGGTTCATCCGGCTGCCACGATGAAGCGTGTGCCAACTGGAAGCCGCATATCGGCGCGCAACTCGACAGCATGTATTATTCCTACTGGTTCAAATTTCCGGACAATTTCGATTTTGTGCTGGGGGGCAAGTTGCCCGGTATCGGCAACCTTGATGCCCGCGCCGGTGGGGGCAAACCCACTGGGCGCGATGGCTGGAGTGTGCGCGCAATGTGGGTGAAAGATGGCAAAGCGGGGCAGTATGTCTACCACATGGATCAACCCGGGTATTTCGGTGATTTTTTCGAGTGGGACGCCCCGCCCCTGGAAAAAGGCAAGTGGCATCAGGTCAAAACCTTCGTCCGCCTGAATACCCCCGGCAAGCGTGACGGTATCATTACAACCTGGCTGGATGGCAAGGAGGTGCTGAACAAGCACGGCCTGCGCTTCCGCTTGGGGTCTGACCTCAAGATTGAGCGTTTCCTGTTTTCGGTGTTTTTCGGTGGCACTGGCCCGGAATGGGCACCTAGCCGCGATATGCTGTTGTATCTGGACGATTTCACATTGTCGGCTACCCGGATGTAG